In the Populus trichocarpa isolate Nisqually-1 chromosome 1, P.trichocarpa_v4.1, whole genome shotgun sequence genome, one interval contains:
- the LOC112325957 gene encoding cinnamoyl-CoA reductase 1 isoform X15, producing MEPAVNGTKNVIMAAAEAKVRRVVFTSSIGTVYMDPNRSPDVVVDESCWSDLEYCKNTKNWYCYGKTVAEQVAWDVAKKKGVDLVVVNPVVVLGPLLQPTVNASILHILKYLTGSAKTYANAVQAYVHVRDVAVAHILVFETPSASGRYICFEKMLHRGEVVEILAKFFPEYPIPTKCSDEKNPRKQNYKLTNQKIKDLGIEFVPVKQCLYETVKSLQEKGILPILKHAEDSVKIQ from the exons ATGGAGCCAGCAGTGAATGGAACCAAGAATGTGATCATGGCAGCAGCTGAGGCCAAAGTCCGACGAGTGGTTTTCACGTCCTCAATTGGTACTGTGTACATGGACCCCAATAGGAGCCCTGATGTTGTCGTTGATGAATCTTGCTGGAGTGATCTTGAGTATTGCAAGAACACCAag AATTGGTATTGCTATGGAAAGACTGTGGCAGAACAGGTTGCATGGGATGTGGCTAAGAAGAAAGGAGTTGACCTAGTGGTGGTGAACCCAGTGGTGGTGCTTGGACCATTGTTGCAACCCACTGTCAATGCTAGCATCCTTCACATCCTCAAGTACCTAACCGGCTCAGCCAAGACATATGCTAACGCTGTTCAAGCATATGTGCATGTTAGGGATGTGGCCGTAGCCCACATTTTAGTCTTCGAGACACCTTCTGCCTCCGGCCGTTACATTTGCTTTGAGAAAATGCTTCACCGTGGAGAGGTGGTGGAAATCCTTGCAAAGTTCTTCCCGGAGTATCCCATCCCCACCAA GTGTTCTGATGAGAAGAacccaagaaaacaaaactacaaGCTCACAAACCAGAAGATCAAGGATCTGGGCATCGAATTCGTCCCAGTAAAACAGTGCTTGTATGAAACTGTTAAGAGCTTGCAGGAAAAGGGTATCCTTCCAATCCTAAAACATGCTGAAGACTCTGTGAAAATTCAATAA
- the LOC18094543 gene encoding potassium transporter 5, producing the protein MSEQELERNQVQMEEETNVENKLNGRKISWGNLRRVDSLNLEAGRVSMSHSHGAHTSKTDWKRTLSLAFQTIGVVYGDIGTSPLYVYASTFTEGINHDQDILGVLSLIIYTIVLVPMLKYVFIVLRANDNGDGGTFALYSLICRSAKVSLIPNDQPEDHQLSNYRLDTPSNQLRRAHMIKEKMESSKTIKIILFLITILGTSMVIGDGVLTPCISVLSAVSGIKSLGKDAVVGISIAILIVLFSVQRLGTDKVGFAFAPVILLWFSFITGIGLFNLFKYEIGVLRAFNPKYMIDYFKRNGKQGWISLGGIVLCITGTEAMFADLGHFNVRAIQISFSSIVFPALIAAYSGQAAYLTKFKDDVSDTFYKSTPDPLYWPTFVVAVAAAIIASQAMISGAFAIISQSLSLGCFPRVKVVHTSAKYEGQVYIPEVNYLLMVACVVVCFAFKTTVKIGNAYGIAVVAVMVITTCLVTLIMLVIWKTRIWWIALFFFGFGAIEAVYLSSVLYKFKQGGYFPLAFSLILMISMGIWHYVHRERYIYELQNKVSSEYVRDLAERTDINRLPGIGLLYSELVQGIPPIFSHFISNIPSTHSVIVFVSIKSIPITKVALEERFLFRQVEPREYRMFRCIVRYGYKESIEEPHKFERQLVENLKEFIRHEHFIREGGNNESAPEEDNIQHSTLLAVKDGKTEGYAAVHVEESPQQPHPPRISSVSIQSINASSRSNQSVNGIESANSSGGMIHAAVPQGAEEEMQFVQKAMEKGVIYLIGEAEVVAKPESSWFKKLVVDYGYSFLRKNFRQGQTVLAIPRTRLLRVGMTYEV; encoded by the exons ATGTCGGAGCAAGAGTTGGAAAGAAACCAAGTGCAAatggaagaagaaacaaatgtGGAAAATAAGCTGAATGGTCGAAAGATATCATGGGGAAACCTGCGTCGCGTCGACTCACTCAACCTGGAGGCTGGTAGAGTTTCCATGTCTCACAGCCACGGTGCCCACACCTCTAAG ACTGATTGGAAGAGGACGTTGAGTTTGGCATTTCAGACCATTGGAGTAGTATATGGAGATATAGGAACTTCTCCGCTTTACGTATATGCAAGCACTTTCACCGAGGGTATTAACCATGACCAAGACATTCTTGGGGTATTGTCCCTAATAATCTACACCATTGTGCTGGTGCCTATGCTTAAGTACGTCTTCATTGTTCTGCGGGCCAACGACAACGGTGATG GTGGAACATTTGCACTCTATTCATTGATATGCCGATCTGCGAAGGTGAGCTTAATTCCAAATGACCAGCCAGAGGACCACCAGCTCTCCAACTACAGACTCGACACACCATCCAATCAGTTGAGGCGTGCTCACATGATCAAAGAGAAGATGGAAAGtagtaaaacaattaaaatcataCTTTTCCTAATCACCATCCTAGGAACTTCCATGGTTATTGGAGATGGTGTCCTCACTCCATGCATTTCAG TTCTTTCAGCTGTGAGTGGGATCAAGTCTCTTGGAAAAG ATGCTGTTGTAGGCATTTCAATAGCAATCTTGATTGTTCTATTCTCTGTTCAAAGACTGGGCACCGATAAAGTGGGCTTTGCATTTGCTCCAGTTATCTTGTTGTGGTTTTCATTCATCACTGGAATCggtctttttaatttgttcaaataTGAAATCGGTGTACTACGTGCTTTTAATCCAAAATACATGATTGATTACTTCAAAAGAAATGGTAAGCAAGGATGGATTTCACTTGGCGGAATAGTTCTCTGCATCACAG GAACGGAAGCTATGTTTGCTGATCTGGGTCACTTCAACGTGCGAGCAATCCAA ATTAGTTTTTCCAGCATCGTTTTTCCGGCACTAATAGCTGCATATAGTGGGCAAGCCGCATACCTCACCAAATTCAAAGATGACGTGTCTGATACCTTCTACAAGTCTACTCCAG ATCCATTGTATTGGCCGACATTTGTTGTTGCTGTAGCTGCTGCAATTATTGCTAGCCAAGCCATGATATCAGGAGCGTTTGCAATCATCTCTCAATCCCTGAGTCTTGGTTGTTTTCCTAGAGTCAAAGTTGTTCACACTTCTGCAAAGTACGAGGGTCAAGTTTACATACCTGAGGTCAACTACTTGCTCATGGTTGCCTGCGTTGTCGTCTGTTTTGCATTCAAGACTACTGTAAAGATCGGCAATGCATATG GAATTGCTGTGGTTGCTGTTATGGTAATCACAACTTGTTTGGTTACACTCATAATGTTAGTTATATGGAAGACAAGGATTTGGTGGATTGCTCTCTTCTTCTTCGGATTTGGTGCTATAGAGGCCGTGTATTTATCATCTGTCctatacaaatttaaacaaGGTGGGTACTTTCCACTGGCATTTTCACTTAtcctaatgatatcaatggggATATGGCATTATGTGCACAGAGAGAGGTACATCTATGAGCTTCAGAACAAGGTTTCTAGTGAATATGTCAGAGATCTGGCGGAAAGAACAGATATAAACCGGCTACCAGGAATAGGACTTCTGTACTCTGAGCTTGTGCAGGGCATTCCTCCAATATTCTCTCACTTCATTTCCAACATACCTTCCACACACTCAGTTATAGtgtttgtttcaattaagtctaTTCCAATAACTAAAGTGGCACTTGAGGAGCGGTTCTTGTTCCGACAAGTTGAGCCAAGAGAATACAGGATGTTCCGTTGTATCGTGAGGTATGGATATAAAGAATCCATTGAGGAGCCCCACAAATTTGAACGCCAGTTGGTTGAAAACTTGAAAGAGTTCATCCGCCATGAACACTTCATTCGTGAAGGAGGCAACAACGAATCAGCACCAGAAGAAGATAACATCCAACATTCCACTCTACTAGCAGTGAAAGATGGAAAAACCGAAGGATATGCAGCTGTTCATGTTGAAGAATCGCCACAGCAGCCTCATCCACCTCGTATTTCTTCAGTTTCCATTCAATCAATCAATGCATCATCACGTTCCAATCAGTCAGTGAATGGGATTGAATCAGCAAATTCTTCTGGTGGAATGATACATGCCGCTGTCCCACAAGGTGCCGAAGAAGAGATGCAGTTTGTGCAGAAAGCAATGGAGAAAGGTGTGATTTATCTCATAGGAGAAGCCGAAGTGGTGGCAAAACCAGAATCATCCTGGTTCAAGAAACTAGTTGTTGATTATGGGTATAGTTTTCTAAGGAAAAACTTCAGACAAGGGCAGACAGTTCTGGCGATCCCTCGAACCAGACTTCTCAGGGTTGGAATGACATATGAAGTatga